aagggtgggTGCCCTACAGTGTGCGGGTAACACATCATGGGAGAGCATATCTTCTTGCCATGAGCAGGACTCCCCAgctagactacatctcccatgatgcacaacAGCCAGGGACTCCCATGGTGCACCGCCTCCCTCCTCAGAGAGGGGAatcatggtgcactgtgggagatGCAGTCCAGTGAGGGAGCCCATCTCAGAAGGCAGAAGGAAATAACCCAGCCACTATTCCCAGGATGCACTGGGGCAGGTCAGCCAAAGGGGAAAACcacggtgcatcatgggagatgtagtctaacCGGAGTGCCTGACCTATAGAAAGCATGAGGCACCAGAAGAACCCCCATGAGTGGACCTAATGGATCAgcgcaggggaagggctgggagccaggactcctgggttctctccccggctctgggaaggcagtgggatctagtggttagcgCAGCGGGGAGCTGTCCCTGCTGTGCGACACTCTCACCtgtccctgttctcccccaccatGTCGAAGGACTGATTCAGGAACTCCTCCAGATCAAAGCCCACGCCGTAGCCTGCCCCGCTGCCCTTGGGGGTCACTGAGAAGACGGGGGGCAGGAGATCCTCCACCTGCAATGGCAGCGAGACACAGTGAGCATGGCACCCCTCAGGCCCGTCTTGCCCGTCCCCACCCGGGGCAGGATCCTCCCGACCAGCTGCTCCCCGGCACAGAGGGAGATGCCCCATCCGGGCCCACCTCACTGGATCAGTGCTGGCGCCCCCtacaggggaaaggccccgttACCTGCGACTTGGAAAGCTGCTGCGTGACCATGGTGATGTCAGGTGACTCCGGGGGGCCGGTTTCCAGCGACGTGGCCATAGCGATCGGGTGCTGGCCGGGCCCTTTGACTCCTCCCACTGCCGGAGCCGGAGCCCTCTTCCCCATCTCCTGCAGGAAGATGGCCGGATCCAACCCCACGCCCTCCCTGCCTGGTGTCACAAGGCTGCCTACGGTGCGGACTGATGGCCCCTCTTGCGGCTGTGTCCCGCTAGGAGTCGTCGGGGCTTCCCCAGGTGCTGGCCTCCCGGCCACGGACCAGTTCTCTGGGCACTGGACACCGGGCCATGCACTGATCCCCgccaggccaaagggggcctggAAGATCTGACCCGGGGTGTATTTGACACTCAGGAGGCACTCGGGTTTAGCCAGAGCTTTATGGCAAGCTGAGGGGGCCACCAGAACCGGAGGGAAGGGGCCGGGCGGGGCCGGGAAGTACTGGACAATGTTGGGGGCCGAGGCGTGGGCTGGATCCGCAACTATTGGCAGTACGGTGAGTTTGGAGCTGCCTCCGGCTGGTGCCTTCTCAGGGAAGCTCAAGAAATCTGATGTGGCCGGGACGTGACCAGCTGGTGTGGCTGGGAGGTGGCCAACGGCACCTGGTGGAATGTGACCagcaggggtggctgggaggcGGCCAGTGGCTTCCGATGGAATGTGGCCAGCAGGGGTGGATGGGAGGTGACCAGCAGCTCCTGGCAGAACGTGGCCAGCAGGGGTGGCTGGAAGGTGGCCAGCAGCTCCCGGTTGAAGGTGGCCAGCAGGGGTGGCTGGAAGGTGGCCAGCGGCTCCCGGTTGAAGGTGGCCAGCAGGGGTGGCTGGAAGGTGGCCAGCGGCTCCCGGTTGAAGGTGGCCAGCAGGGGTGGCTGGAAGGTGGCCAGCGGCTCCCGGTTGAAGGTGGCCAGCAGGGGTGGCTGGAAGGTGGCCAGCGGCTCCCAGTGGAACATGGCCAGCAGGCGTGGTTGGAAGGTGGCCAGCAGGTGCAGCTGGAAGGTGGCCAGCGGCTCCTGGTTGAAGGTGGCCAGCAGGAGTGGCTGGGAGGTGGCCAGTGGCTCCTGGTCGAAGGTGGCCagcaggggtggctgggaggtggccagcagctcccagtggaaCATGGCCAGCAGGCGTGGTTGGAAGGCGGCCGGCAGGTgctgctggaaggtggccggcagCTCCCGGTGGAACATGACCAGCAGGCGTGGCTGGGAGGTGGCCAGTAGGTGCAGCTGGAAGGTGGCCAGCGGCTCCCGGTGGAACGTGGCCGGCAGACGCGGCTGGGCCGTGGTCCATGGGCCCGTTGTGAGCCAGTTTCTGGTGGTTCCGGTCAATCATCTTGGTCCATCGCTCCAGGAGGCTGCGGTCATTCTCGCTCAGCACTAGCCCGCGCAGCACGTCCCCACGCCGCAGCTCCTTCCGCTCCTTCTCCTTCTGCTTCTTCTCCCGCTCCTTGGCCCGCTCCTGGCGCCGCTTCCGCTTCTCCTCCCGCTCCCGCTGCCGCTCCTGGGCCGTCACCGGCTTCCGCAcgtcctggggctccagcacgGAGCACTGGGTGTCTGGGAACAAAGCAGAGAGGAGTCAGCTCACTCCCGACCCCTGCTAGCCCAGACCTGCCCCCCCTcaagctctgccagtgcccctccctcccgacccgcagccccctgctgtccaAGGCAAGGCAGAGACAGGAAGAAACCAGCAAGAGAACACTAAACAATGTCTCGCACAACCTCctcctaaacaaactagggaaacacaGCCTAGATgtagctactgtaaggtgggtacaAAACTGGATGGAAAAtggttcccagagagtagttatcagtggttcacggtcaggctggaagggcataacgagtggggtcccgcagggatcagttctgggcccggttctgttcaatatcttcctcaatgatttagataatggcatagtgagtacacgtataaagtttgcggacgataccaaactgggaggttgcaagcgctttggaggataggattaaaattcaaaatgctctggacaaactggagaaatggtctgaagccaataggatggaattcaataaggacaaatgcaaaggactccacttaggaaggaaaaatcagtcgCACACACACCGAATGGGAAATGACGGCCTGGGAAGGAAGACTGCAGACAGGGATCTGCAGGTCAGAGCGGATCACAagctaagtatgagtcaacagtgtcacactgttgcaaaaaaaagcaaacatccttctgggctgTATCAGCAGGAGCGTTGTCAGCAAGACACGagcagtaattcttccgctctactccacgcggAAATGGaatcagctggagtactgtgtgcagttctgggcgccacatttcaggaaggatgtggacaaatcggagaaagtccagagaagagcaacaaaaattattcaaggtctggaaaacatgagcTGTGAgggaaaaactgggtttgttgaGTCTAcaggagagaagactgagagggggcataagaacagttttcaaggttgttacaaggaggaggatgaaaaattgttctcgttaacctctgaggatagaataAGACACAATGGGCttaattgcagcaaggatggtttaggttggacatcaggaaaaacttcctacctgtcagggtgggTAAGCCCTGGAATaacttgcctagggaggttgtggaatct
The nucleotide sequence above comes from Caretta caretta isolate rCarCar2 chromosome 6, rCarCar1.hap1, whole genome shotgun sequence. Encoded proteins:
- the MAPK7 gene encoding mitogen-activated protein kinase 7 isoform X1 — protein: MAEPRKEEEEEAEERGKREPAHRATVAAKNLAILKARSLDVTFEVGDEYEVIETIGTGAYGVVSSARRRSTGQQVAIKKIPNAFDVVMNAKRTLRELKILKHFKHDNIIAIKDILKPAVPYDDFKSVYVVLDLMESDLHQIIHSSQPLTLEHVRYFLYQLLRGLKYIHSANVIHRDLKPSNLLINENCELKIGDFGMARGLCTKPDEYKYFMTEYVATRWYRAPELMLSLHEYTQAIDMWSVGCIFAEMLGRKQLFPGKNYIHQLQLIMTVLGTPSAKVIHAIGADRVRAYIQSLPSRQPVPWENLYQQADRSALALLAKMLHFDPRERIAVAEALKHPFVAKYHDPDDEPDCVPAFDFDFDKQVLTKERIKEAIVAEIRDFHARREGIRRQISFKPALRPAAAPAPAAPLRCQDVDMPSAGSTGGDYAMESPAPGEVPYPPETIDLTSPGAPPQPEGPAEVKAEPEAAPPKREGAISDDTKAALKAALLKSALRNKNKDTQCSVLEPQDVRKPVTAQERQREREEKRKRRQERAKEREKKQKEKERKELRRGDVLRGLVLSENDRSLLERWTKMIDRNHQKLAHNGPMDHGPAASAGHVPPGAAGHLPAAPTGHLPATPAGHVPPGAAGHLPAAPAGRLPTTPAGHVPLGAAGHLPATPAGHLRPGATGHLPATPAGHLQPGAAGHLPAAPAGHLPTTPAGHVPLGAAGHLPATPAGHLQPGAAGHLPATPAGHLQPGAAGHLPATPAGHLQPGAAGHLPATPAGHLQPGAAGHLPATPAGHVLPGAAGHLPSTPAGHIPSEATGRLPATPAGHIPPGAVGHLPATPAGHVPATSDFLSFPEKAPAGGSSKLTVLPIVADPAHASAPNIVQYFPAPPGPFPPVLVAPSACHKALAKPECLLSVKYTPGQIFQAPFGLAGISAWPGVQCPENWSVAGRPAPGEAPTTPSGTQPQEGPSVRTVGSLVTPGREGVGLDPAIFLQEMGKRAPAPAVGGVKGPGQHPIAMATSLETGPPESPDITMVTQQLSKSQVEDLLPPVFSVTPKGSGAGYGVGFDLEEFLNQSFDMVGENRDSQGDSAPLSASLLADWLEVHRMNPADMESLQQELQLGSPMILSDIPDLQDA
- the MAPK7 gene encoding mitogen-activated protein kinase 7 isoform X2 — protein: MTTSNPYVVLDLMESDLHQIIHSSQPLTLEHVRYFLYQLLRGLKYIHSANVIHRDLKPSNLLINENCELKIGDFGMARGLCTKPDEYKYFMTEYVATRWYRAPELMLSLHEYTQAIDMWSVGCIFAEMLGRKQLFPGKNYIHQLQLIMTVLGTPSAKVIHAIGADRVRAYIQSLPSRQPVPWENLYQQADRSALALLAKMLHFDPRERIAVAEALKHPFVAKYHDPDDEPDCVPAFDFDFDKQVLTKERIKEAIVAEIRDFHARREGIRRQISFKPALRPAAAPAPAAPLRCQDVDMPSAGSTGGDYAMESPAPGEVPYPPETIDLTSPGAPPQPEGPAEVKAEPEAAPPKREGAISDDTKAALKAALLKSALRNKNKDTQCSVLEPQDVRKPVTAQERQREREEKRKRRQERAKEREKKQKEKERKELRRGDVLRGLVLSENDRSLLERWTKMIDRNHQKLAHNGPMDHGPAASAGHVPPGAAGHLPAAPTGHLPATPAGHVPPGAAGHLPAAPAGRLPTTPAGHVPLGAAGHLPATPAGHLRPGATGHLPATPAGHLQPGAAGHLPAAPAGHLPTTPAGHVPLGAAGHLPATPAGHLQPGAAGHLPATPAGHLQPGAAGHLPATPAGHLQPGAAGHLPATPAGHLQPGAAGHLPATPAGHVLPGAAGHLPSTPAGHIPSEATGRLPATPAGHIPPGAVGHLPATPAGHVPATSDFLSFPEKAPAGGSSKLTVLPIVADPAHASAPNIVQYFPAPPGPFPPVLVAPSACHKALAKPECLLSVKYTPGQIFQAPFGLAGISAWPGVQCPENWSVAGRPAPGEAPTTPSGTQPQEGPSVRTVGSLVTPGREGVGLDPAIFLQEMGKRAPAPAVGGVKGPGQHPIAMATSLETGPPESPDITMVTQQLSKSQVEDLLPPVFSVTPKGSGAGYGVGFDLEEFLNQSFDMVGENRDSQGDSAPLSASLLADWLEVHRMNPADMESLQQELQLGSPMILSDIPDLQDA